In Candidatus Dependentiae bacterium, a single genomic region encodes these proteins:
- a CDS encoding TrkA family potassium uptake protein, whose protein sequence is MKFCIIGLGRFGQQLAKSLAEHQAEVLAIDTNEHEIAAVQNYVTQAICTEITDAASLEAIGIEEIDVAIIAIGENVAQAILIAAIIKKRFKHVKVIARATSQTQKEILNLLKVDDVIRPEQEAAINLADTLSSPFKNLARLSKTFSIGLIQVPEDFVSKTVKEFDLYNNYKVNCIAVKRDKEFISINENYTLLDYDELIVSGKNEDIAAFDRDKSK, encoded by the coding sequence ATGAAATTTTGTATTATTGGACTAGGAAGATTTGGTCAACAATTAGCAAAAAGCCTAGCTGAACACCAAGCAGAAGTTTTAGCTATCGATACCAACGAACATGAAATAGCAGCTGTTCAAAATTATGTTACACAAGCAATTTGCACAGAGATTACCGATGCAGCGTCTCTTGAAGCTATCGGAATTGAAGAAATCGACGTTGCAATTATTGCAATTGGTGAAAACGTAGCACAAGCAATTTTAATTGCAGCAATTATCAAAAAACGCTTTAAACATGTAAAAGTTATAGCTCGCGCAACATCCCAAACACAAAAAGAAATACTAAATCTTTTAAAAGTTGACGATGTTATCAGACCAGAGCAAGAAGCTGCTATCAATCTAGCAGACACTTTAAGCTCTCCATTTAAAAACCTAGCAAGACTTAGCAAAACTTTTTCAATCGGACTTATTCAAGTGCCTGAAGACTTTGTAAGCAAAACAGTTAAAGAGTTTGATCTTTACAATAATTATAAAGTTAACTGCATTGCCGTAAAAAGAGATAAAGAATTCATTTCTATCAATGAAAATTACACATTGCTTGACTATGATGAACTTATAGTCTCAGGAAAAAATGAAGACATCGCCGCCTTTGATAGAGATAAATCAAAATAA